From Nymphalis io chromosome 12, ilAglIoxx1.1, whole genome shotgun sequence, a single genomic window includes:
- the LOC126772209 gene encoding palmitoleoyl-protein carboxylesterase NOTUM, protein MSVSSGPHCRSYWLTWTFCVILTVACESAAPDSLKLVWLSNTSLTCNDGSRAGYYIRRGTNNHHWVVYLEGGGYCWDAASCGARWRRRPGLMSSLRWPRARRAPALLSSDPQANPLWHASNHVLLPYCSSDMWTGTRTVRRSNSSFAFTGRLIVRSVFDELLQLGLAGRLLLVGSSAGGTGVMFHADGARRSLRAHGIRVAAIADSGWFLDRPQKTRRASSADNIARLGHSLWLGSPPMACVREYRDKPWLCYFGYRLYPHIRTPLFVFQYLFDSAQLTAEGVRAPRTRAQWDAVHETGSAIRASLKNVRSTFAPACIAHGALARPEWLAINVSGVSLPRAISCWERRFSNGSRKERARCAPRRLVERCSWPQCNGSCPRLRDPRTGEEVALAALLQSFGLDVRGAAAAMGLDARALSRMSRAELLPLLAPHT, encoded by the exons gtgATTCTCACTGTGGCCTGTGAAAGCGCAGCTCCAGACAGTTTGAAACTTGTATGGTTGTCGAACACATCGCTTACCTGTAATGATGGTTCACGAGCAGG GTATTATATTCGACGTGGAACCAATAATCACCACTGGGTGGTATACTTAGAGGGTGGCGGGTACTGCTGGGATGCGGCATCGTGTGGTGCGCGGTGGCGTCGCAGGCCGGGTCTCATGTCATCCTTGCGATGGCCTCGAGCTCGCCGAGCTCCAGCCTTGCTGTCTTCAGACCCGCAAGCGAATCCACTCTGGCACGCGTCTAATCACGTCCTGCTGCCGTACTGTTCGAGTGATATGTGGACGGGGACTCGCACGGTTCGACGCTCCAACAGTAGCTTTGCCTTCACAGGCAGACTGATTGTACGTTCTGTATTCGATGAACTTCTGCAGCTAGGGCTGGCTGGGCGTCTCTTGCTCGTCGGTTCGAGTGCAGGTGGAACAGGAGTTATGTTTCACGCGGATGGTGCAAGGAGAAGTCTTCGAGCTCATGGTATTCGCGTCGCAGCTATCGCTGATTCCGGCTGGTTTCTGGACAGACCACAAAAGACACGAAGGGCCTCATCAGCCGATAACATCGCCCGGCTAGGTCATTCATTGTGGCTGGGATCACCACCGATGGCATGTGTTCGAGAATATCGCGATAAGCCGTGGCTGTGTTATTTCGGGTATCGTCTGTACCCCCACATCCGAACGCCTCTATTCGTTTTTCAATACCTTTTTGATTCTGCACAACTTACTGCAGAGGGAGTTCGAGCCCCGCGGACTAGAGCACAGTGGGACGCCGTTCATGAGACAGGTTCCGCAATTCGCGCAAGTCTTAAAAACGTACGTTCCACTTTTGCACCCGCGTGCATTGCTCACGGCGCACTCGCGCGACCCGAGTGGTTAGCGATTAATGTATCAGGTGTGTCATTACCGAGAGCAATCTCGTGCTGGGAGAGACGATTTAGTAACGGTAGTAGGAAAGAGCGCGCACGATGCGCGCCAAGAAGACTTGTGGAACGATGCTCTTGGCCGCAGTGCAACGGTTCTTGCCCTCGATTGCGCGATCCTCGGACCGGCGAGGAAGTGGCGCTAGCTGCGCTGTTACAGAGCTTCGGTCTTGACGTCCGCGGCGCGGCGGCTGCGATGGGTCTTGACGCCCGCGCTTTATCTCGCATGAGTCGCGCGGAACTATTGCCGTTGTTGGCTCCGCACACGTGA